CTGATCCTCCAACTAACCAACGCTTTGATTTTACGATTACATTTGTTGAAGCGTTGGTGGATTTTCCGGACCAGCTGATCCCTCAGGAGTCTCAGCCTTCTGGGCAACCTTTTATCAAATACAGCAAAACTGAGTGCAAGTTTATGCAACCCAGCATACAATCGCAACAATTTTTTGTATCCCATTCCCCCTCATTTTCCGACTATTTTAAAAAGATTAATGCATCATAAATCTATGAAGGGATTAAGGCCAAAAATTTTTTATGTTTTAACCTCTTAAACTTAATGATGTCCAATGTTTGACGCAGTAACTGTCTAGATGAAGCTAACTGAATCGATGAAATAGGGAGTGCCCTCTTTCCTTACTTCTGTCCATGCAAGATTGCAAAAATGGGTGAGACTTACGAGGGAAAATGTAAAAAAGGATAATAGATTGAAGAGCGATTAAATTTTTGATGCCGTTATTTAAGTTAATTGAATAGGAGTGCCCTCTTCCCTTACTTCTGTCCATGCAAGATTGCCGGATGGACGAGACTCCCGAGGGAAAATGTAAAAAAGGGTAATAGATTGAAGAGCGATTAAATCTTTGATGCCGTTATTTAAGTTAATTGAATAGGAGTGCCCCCTTTCCTTACTTCTGTCCATGCAAGATTGCAAAAATGGGTGAGACTCCCGAGGGATCAGACGCAGCCGAAAATCCGCCAACGCTTCATTCATGTAACAGTTCAATCAAGCGTTGGCTAGTTGAGGCAAGTCCCCTGGGAAAGCGAACCCATTAAAGCAATCCTATGCATGTGAAATGTTTGAAAAGGAAAGACGGCAATCCTATGCATGTGACATGTTCAAAAAAGAAAAAAGGGGCCAAATGACACTAACCTACTTCTTTTCTTCATGAAATTCTGGCATTTCCACATTCGCTGCTTCCACAATATACTTCGGTCGTTGTTTCACTTCATAATAAATACGCCCAATATATTCACCGATGACACCAATCGAAACGAGTTGAATCCCACCAATAAAGAGCACTGCAGCAATAATAGTAAAGTAACCTGGTACGTCAACACCGTGAATGAGTGTATCAATAAAGAGATAAATAATATAAATCATACTGACACCAAAAATGAGGAGTCCTAAATAAATCATTGTACGGAGTGGCTTGTAATTAAAAGAAATTAAGCCATCTATCGCATAATTGAGCAAACTTCCGAATGACCATTTCGATTCACCCGCTTCACGCTCGACATTTTCATAATGAATGACCTTACTGTTGTAACCAATCCATGAAAAGAGTCCTTTTGAGAAGCGGTTGTACTCTTTCAAGCTGACGAGCGAACGGACGGCACGCTGACTTAACATTCTAAAATCACCGACACCATCTTCTAACTCTATATCCTCAATGAAATAATTGATCATTTTGTAATATAAACGGGTTACCCATTTGCGCGATACATGTTCACCCGCCCGATTACGTTTGGCAATAGTTTGATCATAGCCTTCACGATACGCTTGGACCATTTCAGGTATCAACTCAGGCGGATGTTGTAAATCGGCGTCAATCATCACGACCACATCACAATCCGTACTATGTTCAAACCCTGCAATCATCGCAGCCTCTTTCCCGAAATTTCGACTAAATGAAATAAACTTCACATGGGGTGACTGTGCGGCTGCCTGTTGGAGAAGCGTCATCGTATCATCTTGACTCCCATCATCAACAAACAACATGTCGTAATCATAAGTTTGGTCGACGCTATCTTTTTCTAGTATTTCTGTTAATTCTTGAATCGTTTGATGTAAGACGTCCGTTTCGTTAAAACACGGGACAATCACACGTAATTTCATTTTGTGCACCTACTCCATTAGCTTTTTTCTATCTACTATCCCTTGCTTCTGCCCCTTTGCATGAAAAACATAACTTTCACTCTCAAAATAAAAAAGCGGCATAGAATTCTAACGTTCACATTAGATTTCGTATGTCCGCTCTACATAGAAACAATTACATAAAATGTTGTTCAGTTACTTGTGCACATGTCTCCGATTGCTCTGACACACTTGCAATGACTCATTTAGGATTCATCTTTTAAATAATCATCCTCGTCATCTTCATTTTTCATGCGTGCTTCGTTGTATTCGTAACGCAATAACACATGAATAATTTGATGGTTTTCAATTTCAGAAATCACCCAACGATCATGCACCGTATCGACAAAATCGTCTTGTTCGAGATCGGTGTTTTGCGCTTGAAGCCAACCCCCGATCGTATCAATATCTTCTGAATCTTCAAAGACAATGCCGAACATTTCTTCTAAGTCGCTGAGCAAGACACGTCCATTAATTTGGTATGTTTGCTCGTCTAACTTCACAATATCGTTCACTTCATCATCGTCAAACTCATCTCGAATTTCACCGACGATTTCCTCTAAAATATCTTCCATCGTTAAAATCCCAGCTGTACCACCGTATTCATCAATAATTAAACTGATGTGTACATGTTCGCGTTGCATACGTACAAGCGCATCACTAATGCGTGTCGTCTCTGAAATCATTGGCAATTCATGAATATAGTTACTAATTTTAATCGGTACACCTGACGCGTATTCCGTTAAAAATTCTTTCACGTTTATAAAACCTTTAATGTGGTCTTTATCGCCGTCTTCCGTAATAGGATAACGTGTAAATTGATGTTCTTTAATCGTCTCCAGCAACTCATCAACATTAAAAGGTTCGTTCAGTGTAATCATTTGCGTACGCGGCACCATAATATCTTTCGCGTGGCGTTCGTCAAATGAAAAAATATTTTGCATATATGCGAGCTCAGTTTGGTTAATTTCACCACCATGATAGCTGTTATTCATAATGATTTTGAGTTCTTCTTCTGACATCGCTTCATTACCTGCATGGGGATCTGCACCAAAAATTCGAATGATAAAGCGCGCAGAACCATTCATTAACCAGATGAGCGGCTTCATAATCAATCCGAAATAGTACAGCGGTCTTGCATAAAGTAATGCGATACGGTCTGTATATTGAATCGCTAAACTTTTCGGTGCCAATTCACCAATCACGACATGAATGTATGTCACGACAGTAAAAGCCACTACAATCGATACCGTCATCACTAGCGCATCCGGGATGTTCAACAGTTCGATGACCGGGTGTAAAATTCGTTCAAATAAAGGCTCACCTAACCAACCTAATCCAAGTGAAGTCACTGTAATCCCGAGTTGGCAGGCTGATAAATAATAATCTAAATTTGAAATCATTTTTTTCACGACACGTGCATTCCCATTTCCCTCAGCAATGAGTTGTTCCACACGTGAAGCTCTCACCTTTACTAATGCAAATTCAGAACCTACAAAGACTGTAGTTAAAGCAATTAATGCAAAAAATATAAATAAGTATAATATGGTCGTACTATCCAATTAGTTCCCTATTAGATAGGGATTCACCTCCGTTAATTGACATCGCCCAATAGAAAGCGATGTTGTATTGATTTGGCTATAGCGACAAGTCATATTCACATTTCCTAAATCCTTCCCATTGAGCAACCTCCAGACACAAAAATATTAATTTTATCATATCATATCTTTGAGTGAAATTATACTATGAACCTGTGAGACTTGAGACCCATTTTGTTCAGATTACGTTTTATCCTTGTTTTATTTTGATTGACTCCCTTTATTGCTACGTACCCTATGTTAATACGTGTGGCGACACAGTACATCGAACGCATTTTGAAGTTGAGAGACGATTTCTGACATCTTGAGCCTCAAACTTTTCCCAAACACTAAAAAAAAACACACGGGGATGGGACATAAAAATTTTTGATGCTATTGATGCAATATTTTTGTTAAACTTGCCCTCCCTATGATTTGTGGCTTTATATTGCCTTCATGGCTTCGCGTTCCTAGGGGAGGTTGTGACAAAAGCGCTTAGGATTTGAGCAGAACCGAGCGATGAGCAAAATTGATTTCCAAATTTTGCCGAAATCGCGGGAGTTCTGTCGAAAATCCTGCTTTTGGAACACCGTTTATTGATTCCCAGCGCACCCATTCATTGTGGATTTTGGGAGCAGTACAGAAATCTCATGTGTAACAAAGATTTCGTCGTACTGCCCCCGCAAGGCTGACTAGACTTCTCAAAAGCATGCGCATTGAGAAGCCAGACAGCTACTGCGTTAAACGGTAGTCAGTTTTAAAGTAAAGAAGTGACTGCTAGCAGTATGCACGTCGCCCCTCAGGAGTCTCAGCCTTCTGGGCACTCTTACATCAAAAGTAATGACTTAGGGCAAGTTTTTGAAATGAAGAAAATCAATAGCATCATTTTTTATATCTCATTCACACTCATTTTTCAACTACTTTAAAGTCATTAATGAATCAGAAATCTATGAATGGCTTGAGGCTTAATTTTTCCAAGCCCCATCCCTTGGTATACACAACAAAATATAGTAAAGGAGCTGAGGAAACTTAATTTCCCAGCTCCATATGTCTCTTCAAAAATGTCTATGCTTTATTGGGTGATTGTTTGATGATACCGTAAATCACCGCACCGACAACTGCACCAATTAAAATGGCAAGCAGTGTGAGTAATGCGTGACTTGGGTCTGTACCAATAATCACGACTAAACCACCGTGTGGCGCGTTAATATTTGAACCGAATAGTAACGCAAGTCCACCAGCAACACCTGAACCGATCATCATTGACGGAATGACACGTAATGGGTCTGCCGCCGCAAACGGAATAGCCCCTTCAGTAATAAAGCTTGCCCCCATGACAAAGTTAGGAATGATTGAACCGCGTTGTTCTTTAGTAAATTTAGAACGGAAAATCATCATCGCTATCGCAAGTGCAATTGGGGGTGCCATACCGCCAACCATTGCTGCTGTAATCGGTGCTGTATTGCCTGCTGTTAACGCTGCAGTACTGAACACGTAAGCGGCTTTGTTGAATGGACCACCCATGTCAATCGCCATCATTGCACCGAGTACGATACCGAGAATGACCACATTGCTACCTGATAAGTTGTTCAATCCTGAAATTAAAGCATTGTTTAACCATGCAGCAGGTGTATTGAATACGTAAATCATCAATAAGCCTGTGACAGTAACAGAAACGATTGGGTAAATCAATGTTGGTTTAAGCCCTTCTAACATTTGCGGGAAGTTTTGCGTTGCTTTCTTAATTCCTTGTGTTAAATAACCGGCTAAGAAACCAGCAATAATGCCACCTAAAAATCCTGAGCCACCAGAGACTGCAAGCATACCCCCTACAAGACCTGCTGCGAAACCTGGTTTGTCAGCAATACTACGTGCAATGTAACCCGCTAAAATTGGGATGATTAACGCAAATGCACTCTTATTCCCGATGTTCCATAATGTTTCAGCAAACGCATTATATTCCGGACTTTTCGGATCCATCGCATTTGGTCCAATCATAAATACAATCGCCATTAAAATACCACCCGCAATAACAAGCGGCAACATGTTCGACACACCATTCATCAAGTGTTTGTAAATCGCTTTACCGACACTTAATTTTTCATCTTCGTCATTTGCGCTTTGACGATTGTCAGCTACGAATGGTTTACGCGTTGTATCTAATGCTGTGTTAATTAATGATTCTGGGCGTTTAATCCCATCAGCTACAGGAACTTGAACCACGTTTTTACCATTAAAACGGTTGGTTTCAACGTGAACGTCCGCCGCAACAATCACACCTGTCGCACGTTCGATATCTTCTTGCGTTAATCTGTTTTTAATACCACTCGCGCCGTTTGTTTCGACTTTAATGTTAATACCCATTTCTTCAGCTTGTTTTTTCAAAGCATCACGTGCCATATACGTATGTGCAATACCTGTTGTGCAAGCTGTCACCGCAAGAATATAAGGTTCATCATTGTCTACAGGTGCAGGTTCAGCCGTTGTTTCTGTGTCTTCATCTGTTGCTTCATCATCTGCTTTATTAATAATTGCAAGTACTTCCTCAGGTGAATCCGCTTCTAATAAACCTTGACGTACACTTTCGTCCATTAAAACACTCGATAATTTGGCTAAAGCATCTAAATGTGTTTGCGCGCCTGTCGCTGGTGCAGCAATCATAAAGAATAAATGTGCCGGTTGCATGTCTAAACTGTCGTAGTCAACACCTGCTTTAGACTTACCGAATGCGATCGCTGGTGTTTTAACCGCTTCTACTTTCGCATGTGGAATCGCAATCCCTTCACCGATACCTGTTGAACTTTGTTGTTCGCGTTTGTGAATCGCTGCAATATAGTCATCTAAGTGATTTAATTTTCCTGCTTGATTTAATTGTTGTGCGAGCTCGTCAATGGCACCCTCTTTCGTCGTCGCTGAAAGGTCCATTGCGATTGTTTCTTTTGTGAGTAACTCAGTAATTCTCATGTTACCCCTCCTCATTAAGTGGTTGAATCGTCACATGTGCTTGGAGTTCTTGAATCGTGTCATATTGTGCTAAATCATCGTTAAAGGCTGTCGCAGAACCTGATGCAATGGCTAATGTGAGTGCTTCAGGTAACGCGAGGTTTTGTGAAAGCCCTGCAATCATTCCGGCTACTGTACTATCACCAGCGCCGACTGTATTGACAACTTGACCTTGTGGCGCTTGAATTTTGTAAGCCACTTCTCGATCCGCATAAATCGCACCAGCACCACCAAGTGATACGATAACGGATTGTGCGCCTTTATCAACTAAACGGCGGGCATACATTAACACGTCTTGGTCTGTCTCTATCTTCGTGTTAAACATTGCTTCAAGTTCGTGTTGATTTGGTTTAATAAATAAAGGTTGATACGGCAAAATCCCTTCGATTAAAGACTTTTCAGCATCAACGACAAGTTTTGCACCTGTTTGTTGTGTGATTTTTGCAATATCGATATAAATCGTATCCGGCAAACTTGAAGGCACACTTCCGGCGACAACGACAATATCATCTGAAGTCGTCGCTTGAAGTTGTTCGAATAACGTCGCCACTTGGGCCTCAGTAATATGTGGGCCTGCTGCGTTAATTTCTGTTTCAGTTTGACTCTTCAACTTCACATTGATGCGCGTATCTTCATCAACTTGTGTAAATGCCGTATGAATTCCTTCTGCTTTTAAAGTGTTTTCGATAAAATGACCTGGAAA
Above is a genomic segment from Staphylococcus delphini containing:
- a CDS encoding hemolysin family protein; this translates as MDSTTILYLFIFFALIALTTVFVGSEFALVKVRASRVEQLIAEGNGNARVVKKMISNLDYYLSACQLGITVTSLGLGWLGEPLFERILHPVIELLNIPDALVMTVSIVVAFTVVTYIHVVIGELAPKSLAIQYTDRIALLYARPLYYFGLIMKPLIWLMNGSARFIIRIFGADPHAGNEAMSEEELKIIMNNSYHGGEINQTELAYMQNIFSFDERHAKDIMVPRTQMITLNEPFNVDELLETIKEHQFTRYPITEDGDKDHIKGFINVKEFLTEYASGVPIKISNYIHELPMISETTRISDALVRMQREHVHISLIIDEYGGTAGILTMEDILEEIVGEIRDEFDDDEVNDIVKLDEQTYQINGRVLLSDLEEMFGIVFEDSEDIDTIGGWLQAQNTDLEQDDFVDTVHDRWVISEIENHQIIHVLLRYEYNEARMKNEDDEDDYLKDES
- the pfkB gene encoding 1-phosphofructokinase; translation: MIYTVTFNPSIDYVMFVDDFAAGALNRTTATAKFAGGKGINVSRVLQTLQVPSTALGFIGGFPGHFIENTLKAEGIHTAFTQVDEDTRINVKLKSQTETEINAAGPHITEAQVATLFEQLQATTSDDIVVVAGSVPSSLPDTIYIDIAKITQQTGAKLVVDAEKSLIEGILPYQPLFIKPNQHELEAMFNTKIETDQDVLMYARRLVDKGAQSVIVSLGGAGAIYADREVAYKIQAPQGQVVNTVGAGDSTVAGMIAGLSQNLALPEALTLAIASGSATAFNDDLAQYDTIQELQAHVTIQPLNEEG
- a CDS encoding glycosyltransferase family 2 protein — protein: MKLRVIVPCFNETDVLHQTIQELTEILEKDSVDQTYDYDMLFVDDGSQDDTMTLLQQAAAQSPHVKFISFSRNFGKEAAMIAGFEHSTDCDVVVMIDADLQHPPELIPEMVQAYREGYDQTIAKRNRAGEHVSRKWVTRLYYKMINYFIEDIELEDGVGDFRMLSQRAVRSLVSLKEYNRFSKGLFSWIGYNSKVIHYENVEREAGESKWSFGSLLNYAIDGLISFNYKPLRTMIYLGLLIFGVSMIYIIYLFIDTLIHGVDVPGYFTIIAAVLFIGGIQLVSIGVIGEYIGRIYYEVKQRPKYIVEAANVEMPEFHEEKK
- a CDS encoding PTS fructose transporter subunit IIABC, producing the protein MRITELLTKETIAMDLSATTKEGAIDELAQQLNQAGKLNHLDDYIAAIHKREQQSSTGIGEGIAIPHAKVEAVKTPAIAFGKSKAGVDYDSLDMQPAHLFFMIAAPATGAQTHLDALAKLSSVLMDESVRQGLLEADSPEEVLAIINKADDEATDEDTETTAEPAPVDNDEPYILAVTACTTGIAHTYMARDALKKQAEEMGINIKVETNGASGIKNRLTQEDIERATGVIVAADVHVETNRFNGKNVVQVPVADGIKRPESLINTALDTTRKPFVADNRQSANDEDEKLSVGKAIYKHLMNGVSNMLPLVIAGGILMAIVFMIGPNAMDPKSPEYNAFAETLWNIGNKSAFALIIPILAGYIARSIADKPGFAAGLVGGMLAVSGGSGFLGGIIAGFLAGYLTQGIKKATQNFPQMLEGLKPTLIYPIVSVTVTGLLMIYVFNTPAAWLNNALISGLNNLSGSNVVILGIVLGAMMAIDMGGPFNKAAYVFSTAALTAGNTAPITAAMVGGMAPPIALAIAMMIFRSKFTKEQRGSIIPNFVMGASFITEGAIPFAAADPLRVIPSMMIGSGVAGGLALLFGSNINAPHGGLVVIIGTDPSHALLTLLAILIGAVVGAVIYGIIKQSPNKA